A genomic stretch from Plasmodium brasilianum strain Bolivian I chromosome 9, whole genome shotgun sequence includes:
- a CDS encoding sporozoite and liver stage asparagine-rich protein, with amino-acid sequence MRKGKPRHVPMFLRSENKKIFFTFFSYFMSKNDLNFIFEHYDIGLIVLTKIHNIRKKYEDEKNNMQREENKLDIEETELFDEKVRAFFLNYKINSTNGEKVDDKKGKNDKNKKNKKNDLDNEKKQENSNKRSSIQDNSSIHENSKIEENKSPSDYNESHYLKIKDKINDTINDKNSRNHNDNNDIQRSEEGIDNKKLCIKNVKSELDKCNNTNHSFTQDKYEHSDNRNGITENKNALSNINNLTQEIYEQVEEKNNNERVNGNNVKIEKEDKNKEKKIMVSRDEISKNINVEKQENEEIVMNKEDIDKKQQECHHDPIHQMIQHVKKESIINGLNIKEHNNNNIREKDIDQEEINIEKEADDVIFPIRKKNETYKKFSKRINRKKINEFIDYHDEHCFYITDLCKKGTMLSLKKNELINHKGNKYKFSLYPKFINTLGTNQNISFNNELQALNNRFMNAKLCKRQLNEKNFNELNNIQMNKNKISSHSWTPINEHITVQNLLQAYDNCNNNAYSNNNNNNNNNSNSSSNNRHVYNLNNVENLLYAYNHLNGKSLHNAIYTANLEQSYTRNPVIENDTSYINLNYSNDNYFRNQLEVNSEENNSDLLCNSPYIVNDKRKSYLKFEITENAFPNKYEKKNKTENITKIEHQNEQDEEKQYNFMNYETSKVKNEHISTIGNYSQDTINNVIDRNSDSNDIGMVQNYFNEVQSLYTNANSEKNIYNNINNSSNNNSNSNNSNSNSNSSNSNSNNSSSNNNNNNNNNNII; translated from the coding sequence atgaGAAAAGGCAAACCAAGGCATGTACCAATGTTTTTGAgaagtgaaaataaaaaaatattttttacatttttttcatattttatgtcCAAAAATgacttaaattttatttttgagcATTATGATATTGGATTAATTGTTCTTACAAAAATTCACAACATACGGAAGAAATAcgaagatgaaaaaaataatatgcaaaGAGAGGAGAATAAATTGGATATAGAAGAAACAGAATTATTTGACGAAAAAGTGAGAGCATTCTTCTTaaactataaaataaattctacTAATGGCGAAAAAGTTGATgataaaaagggaaaaaatgataaaaataaaaaaaacaaaaagaatgatttagataatgaaaaaaaacaagagaACTCAAATAAAAGATCCAGTATCCAGGATAATTCTAGTATTCatgaaaattcaaaaatagaGGAAAATAAATCACCTAGCGATTATAATGAATCGCATTATCTAAAGATAAAggacaaaataaatgatacaaTAAATGACAAAAACTCCAGAAAtcataatgataataatgatattcaAAGATCCGAAGAAGGTATTGATAATAAGAAACtgtgtataaaaaatgtaaaatcaGAATTGGATAAATGCAATAACACAAATCATTCTTTCACGCAAGACAAATATGAACATTCAGACAACAGAAATGGAATtactgaaaataaaaatgcactgtctaacataaataatttaactcAAGAAATCTACGAACaagtagaagaaaaaaataataatgaaagagtaaatggaaataatgtaaaaatagaaaaagaagacaaaaacaaagagaaaaaaattatggtaAGTAGAGACGAAATatccaaaaatataaatgtagaaaaacaggaaaatgaagaaatagtAATGAACAAGGAAGACATTGACAAAAAACAACAAGAATGTCATCATGATCCAATACATCAGATGATACAACATGTTAAAAAGGAAAGTATTATAAATGGGTTAAACATAAaagaacataataataacaatataagGGAAAAGGATATAGATcaagaagaaataaatatagaaaaagaagCAGATGATGTTATCTTTcctataagaaaaaaaaatgaaacatacaaaaaatttagcaaaaggattaacagaaaaaaaataaatgaatttatagATTATCATGATGAGCACTGTTTTTACATTACtgatttatgtaaaaaaggtACGATGCTCtcattaaagaaaaatgagttaataaatcataagggcaataaatataaattttctttatacccaaaatttattaatacattaGGAACTAACCAAAACATCTCATTTAATAATGAACTGCAGGCATTAAATAACAGGTTCATGAATGCAAAACTATGTAAAAGACAACTtaacgaaaaaaattttaatgaattaaataacatacaaatgaataaaaacaaaatatccAGTCATTCATGGACTCCAATTAACGAACATATTACTGTACAAAACCTTTTACAAGCATATGATaactgtaataataatgcttatagtaacaataacaataacaataacaacaatagtaatagtagtagtaataatagacatgtatacaatttaaataatgtagAAAACTTGCTATATGCATACAACCACTTAAACGGAAAAAGTTTACATAATGCCATTTATACTGCAAATTTAGAACAATCATATACGCGAAATCCAGTCATTGAAAATGATACAAGTTATATTAACTTAAACTATAGTAACGATAACTATTTTAGAAATCAATTAGAAGTAAATTCAGAAGAAAACAATTCCGATCTTCTCTGTAACTCTCCATATATTGTGaatgataaaagaaaatcCTATTTAAAATTCGAAATAACAGAAAACGCATTTccaaataaatatgaaaaaaaaaataaaactgaaAATATCACAAAAATAGAACATCAAAATGAACAAGACGAGGAAAAACAGTAcaattttatgaattatgAAACCAGTAAAGTcaaaaatgaacatataaGCACAATTGGTAATTATAGTCAAGatacaataaataatgtaatcGATCGTAATTCTGATTCAAATGATATTGGAATggtacaaaattattttaatgaagtGCAAAGTCTCTACACAAATGCTAATTCGGAAAAGAacatatacaataatattaataatagtagtaacaataatagtaatagtaataatagtaatagtaatagtaatagtagtaatagtaatagtaataatagtagtagtaataataataataataataataataataatataatataa
- a CDS encoding sporozoite and liver stage asparagine-rich protein, producing the protein MSSDSLNYKFKNMRINSNDNSSISIHNSSNMSTPSNYVKYMNNTNNYCNTSNHFVNHFVKVNMNNEISFKSNNMNSSYLRSAIDGKIYSHNNYNYDDHNNRIDNNFNHKYTKTNNRSNSYTNGNINNAIYSGSNEHANILSKRTTKNSSHENIFNHNTSNIFDNNTSNIFNNNNSNVFNNNNSIIFNNNDSNIFNNNTSNIFNNNTSNILNQNPSDILYQNTSNIFNHNTSNIFNNNMSNIFNHNKSNEFNNNASNVFNHNTSNIINYNVSNIFNHNISNILNNSDNLNDFSNNINTVMYRDLNNINNIFNIQNGDQNELNYQNSVFSNNSKMQNSSHNNSNTSSIYNEHFHHINENKVKNQSTLLENVTNNYQNIYEQQINRLETFLTNAQNNKNVIYRNNVFPNNNNYFRHQNLTTNCINYENSYNNNTNNSNDNSNSSSSINHLEYIKTLKQEIKDPDDNAGILNHVYYMKNNDILDNQNCNSNSNDSSSNNNNNNSSSNNNSSSNNNSINNNNNGSSNNNNNSSSNNNSINNNNNGSSNNNNSSSNNNSINNNNNGSSNNNNSSSSNNNTEIMQIVPSNCSQHMEYNYGVFSSINIDEMNQNVNLNYLLNNSLNKGKDNQSGILQKEIYTKQDQINYVYDENTQEYNNLRNAIKNENTNMYGMNTNNINPQDIELNDTSNKNIYNISPIEDSDISIKKTNYFLNYNNNIYYSTLKNKYNKNGVIQINDQYQYEENDIEKKNNKVIQHMSHHKKFPFYQFKGKYTFDDVNSFNKTYPENENYLNYVVDSNNYVQLPNNKINDKSLDNIYERKNLYFMNDQPPVLYKSEEFNKYLTSNNNENKNGTDHNENINIINLRESNMYDFEIDNPNNIYAENCNKVNNINKILVENSKSYIMTKEKNNRYDYNNYYLMLPNYNNVHTLNNHTINNHTINNHILNHHTLNQHTNNFPLLIKDNKDDNFYGENKIYNVDNSKDLINNRNNGNTCINDIINGNNRNCTNMYNNNITDTDESLNISRNYLSNDNININNSIICDNFAYLQHSKIYTQEDNNETQPLPEINDHYTSNRILCLKNGKDLQASDIELVKDIQNNNKEICTIKNIKTNCLDVKRTQDIDNYIPNSYNHNQQFNNNISYYGKLENVNLVNDEEKNKYENFYITNYSQNDNYNAKNDDMHYDDNVNKRYKNNVIDTFAFYNSSNKFAAGNDINDTNYKYIKNVDNMSSVYKNFNNMNFYQGMYNENNRITTEASKNFHYSIPTLYKQCDNKTDIEPLNENNQIDYQYILNNNFNKINKRYLQKNIETYDSIYNNIHKNNIKNNYTNEPLLNGGDEKYDQTLSLTSKKSPFYYMNVLRDKSFIRNLKVNDISKKTNFNNINNVNNICTIFNSDDIINIFNNNLRHTCNNNTIMDLNNSTFNNTDNYNFHNNFSVNNIKNETNIQNAQYRNNDDSTDSITNCYNNRNSSNAIRSCTSNITTYRNNISECISFDNCKNVPLYDNFFLEKMKDMNIGKDNYTNDVLIFNNLVHDHSNDDSRTNKGFNRMINNNANNNSLKETNMNDFYKSKNVNEGNNIPYNIENNSYHTLNNINNINDSNLYSDDYRYTYSVNHQQNSYSDENNAYEDRNYLNFKNTSNCTENNSYILENMCLCMNRNVNLEQVDTFNTCDVIKEVSNDVKYDTCSTCHENTNNNNNSNKNHNNNNNNNNDNAKIKNQIILPNLLENGTFENYNNNSSLINNFNKNKFTITPHQTDNTSTKDKLSNNIQEEFKNSANPTSSKCLQNFERNTLNIVSNNLINLSDSKHINDINNNFNNSINLQELKSKNKSITDYNKSNCNTNNAIDLKYINELNKCLNATTKNDTKMDNINSPLDNVNMTNNIINNDILSSCISSNINKEDNANNNSNNYFDLQNSYNILGNNGNLAIRENSEFDTNGNMNSLKNNNVNSYSYLLKLNRAKEYYNSLNNKNVDEKFNYNLNAVLQPDYNNISRNYTNQNKLEFDKICLHSFDNNNNNINGNNVNANGVNLNCEKGTDVVGKYYNPSLFNIQTHDKEAYLNTSKNNITYNVNNYKESLYPYNDKLCNIDPNNNVNSEINKYIETYQNQIKHINKIKENVINYNGYNLSISNKNCSSNNSLDLLNYNSSNNNPIYKNILNNIYYDNDNNSNTQNTTENYKLTLNDNKIEIINNINNISANELYQLKKIFQNENRMIKKANPGHNPLGNYYNLQLLLNFLKGKQLYNTYNQGNVKINDNNDNEVKNDSKRCYSISSVGFSNRSKRFKLTCNFKFLQFNQAYNTFNIPFAIYNCYKNIMNNYNYFTSTLCPQQTYLSKHLAQEHETIFNVYWHLLNKEKYKYIQNIILFLDSNLYTRAVWLLKKGYNMNDFEVQKAEKKLIKLMLLVFKFTYDYKNDGSKYEHIKSFLYSLKNTHVNFEIMNRFLFY; encoded by the exons ATGAGCTCAGAtagtttaaattataaatttaagaatATGAGAATAAATTCAAATGATAACAGCTCAATAAGCATACATAATAGTTCTAATATGAGCACACCCAgtaattatgtaaaatatatgaataatactaataattACTGTAATACTAGCAATCACTTTGTTAATCATTTTGTTAAAGTAAACATGAATAAtgaaatttcttttaaaagcAATAACATGAATTCTAGTTATTTAAGGAGCGCTATAGACGGAAAAATTTATtcacataataattataattatgatgACCATAATAACCGTATTGATAACAATTTCAACCACAAATACACAAAAACGAATAATAGAAGTAATAGTTATACCaatggaaatataaataatgcaaTATATAGTGGTAGCAATGAACATGCAAACATACTTTCAAAACGAACTACAAAAAATAGTTCccatgaaaatatatttaatcaCAATACTTCTAACATATTTGATAACAATACTTctaacatatttaataataataattctaacgtatttaataataataattctatcatatttaataacaatgattctaacatatttaataacaatacttctaacatatttaataacaATACTTCTAACATATTAAATCAAAATCCTTCAGACATATTATATCAAAACActtctaatatatttaatcatAATACGTCCAACatttttaacaataatatgtCCAACATTTTTAATCATAATAAGTCCAatgaatttaataataatgcatCGAACGTTTTTAATCATAACACGTCGAATATCATTAACTATAATGTATCTAACATTTTTAATCATAATATTTCCAATATTCTTAATAATAGTGACaatttaaatgatttttCTAACAATATAAATACCGTTATGTATAGAGATctcaataatataaataacatttttaatatacaaaatggTGATCAAAATGAGttaaattatcaaaattcagtatttagtaataatagtaaaatgcAGAATTCGTctcataataatagtaatacaagtagtatatataatgagcATTTTCATCACATAAATGAGAACAAGGTAAAAAATCAGTCTACTCTTTTAGAGAATGTAACAAACAactatcaaaatatatatgaacaacaGATAAATAGATTGGAAACCTTTTTAACGAATGcccaaaataataaaaatgttatatatagaaataatgtatttccgaataataataattattttagacATCAAAATTTAACCACTAATTGCATTAACTATGAAAATTCGTACAATAATAACACCAATAATAGCAATGATAACAGTAACAGCAGCAGTAGTATTAACCACTTAGAATATATCAAAACCCTTAAACAAGAAATAAAGGACCCAGATGATAATGCAGGAATTTTAAATCACGTATATTACATGAAAAACAATGATATTTTGGATAATCAAAattgtaatagtaatagcaatGATAGcagcagtaataataataataataatagtagtagtaataataatagtagtagtaataataatagtattaataataataacaatggtagcagtaataataataataatagtagtagtaataataatagtattaataataataacaatggtagcagtaataataataatagtagtagtaataataatagtattaataataataacaatggtagcagtaataataataatagtagtagtagtaataataatacggAAATAATGCAAATTGTTCCTAGTAACTGTTCCCAACATATGGAATACAATTATGGTGTTTTTTCCTCAATTAACATTGACGAAATGAATCAAAAcgtaaatttaaattatttattaaacaatTCATTAAACAAAGGAAAAGATAACCAATCGGgaattttacaaaaagaaatttatacaaaacaagatcaaataaattatgtttatgatgaaaatacacaagaatataataatttaagaaatgctattaaaaatgaaaatacaaatatgtatggAATGAATACAAACAACATAAATCCGCAAGATATAGAATTAAATGATACTtctaataaaaacatttataatattagcCCCATAGAAGACTCTgatatttctataaaaaaaacaaattattttttgaattataacaataatatttattattccactttaaaaaataagtataataaGAATGGGGTAATCCAAATTAATGATCAATATcaatatgaagaaaatgatatagaaaaaaaaaataataaagtaattcAACACATGTCTCACcataaaaaatttccattttatcagttcaaaggaaaatatacatttgaCGATgtaaattcttttaataaaacatatccagaaaatgaaaattatctTAATTACGTTGTTGATTCGAATAATTACGTACAACTAcctaataacaaaataaatgataaaagttTGGATAATAtctatgaaagaaaaaatctaTATTTCATGAATGATCAACCTCCCGTATTATACAAAAGCGaagaatttaataaataccTAACctcaaataataatgagaataaaaatggaacagaccataatgaaaatataaatatcataAACCTTAGAGAAAGTAATATGTATGACTTTGAAATAGATAATCCAAACAACATTTACGCAGAAAATTGTAATaaagttaataatattaacaaaattttagTGGAAAATAGTAAAAGTTACATTAtgacaaaagaaaaaaacaatagatatgattataataattattatctaATGTTACCAAATTACAATAATGTTCATACTCTGAATAATCACACAATAAATAATCACACAATAAATAATCACATATTGAATCATCACACACTGAATCAACACACAAACAATTTTCCACTTTTAATTAAAGATAATAAAGATGACAATTTTTATGgggaaaacaaaatttataatgttGACAACTCCAaagatttaattaataacagGAATAATGGCAACACTTGTATTAACGACATCATCAACGGAAATAATAGAAACTGTAcgaatatgtataataacaatattacAGATACGGATGAAAGTTTAAATATCAGTAGAAATTATTTAAGTAAcgataatataaatattaacaacTCTATAATATGTGataattttgcatatttacaACATTCCAAAATTTATACACAGGAGGATAACAATGAAACACAACCCTTACCAGAAATTAATGATCATTATACATCAAATAGAATATTGTGCTTAAAGAATGGAAAAGATCTTCAGGCTAGTGATATTGAACTAGTGAAggatatacaaaataataataaagagatatgtactattaaaaatataaaaactaaTTGTCTAGATGTGAAACGAACGCAAGATATTGATAATTATATTCCTAATAGTTATAATCATAATCAgcaatttaataataatatctcCTATTATGGTAAATTAGAAAATGTTAACCTAGTTAATgatgaggaaaaaaataaatatgaaaacttTTACATAACAAATTATTCTCAGAATGATAACtataatgcaaaaaatgaTGACATGCATTATGATGATAACGTAAACAAaaggtataaaaataatgtcaTCGAtacttttgctttttataattcttcaAATAAATTTGCAGCTGGAAATGATATAAACGatacaaattataaatatataaaaaacgtAGACAATATGTCGTCtgtatacaaaaattttaataatatgaatttttatcaAGGAatgtataatgaaaataatagaataacTACGGAAGcatcaaaaaattttcattattctaTACCTACTTTATATAAACAATGTGATAATAAGACAGATATAGAACCTTTAAACGAAAATAACCAAATAGattatcaatatattttgaataacaatttcaataaaataaataaaagatatctccaaaaaaatatagagacTTATGACAGCATATATAACaacatacataaaaacaatattaaaaataattatacaaatGAACCTCTTTTGAATGGAGGTGATGAAAAGTATGATCAAACACTTAGTTTAACATCAAAAAAATcacctttttattatatgaatgtCTTAAGAGACAAGAGTTTTATACGCAACCTCAAGGTTAATGATATTAGTAAAAAgacaaattttaataatattaataatgttaataatatttgtacaatttttaattctgatgatattataaatatttttaacaataacCTAAGACATACCTGTAACAATAATACTATCATGGATCTCAATAATTCCACGTTTAATAATAcagataattataatttccataataattttagcgTAAATAACATTAAGAATGAAACCAACATTCAGAATGCACAATATAGGAATAATGACGATTCAACCGATAGTATTACtaattgttataataatagaaattcCAGCAATGCCATTAGAAGTTGTACTAGTAATATTACCACTTATAGAAATAACATTAGCGAGTGCATTTCTTTtgataattgtaaaaatgtacCTTTGTACGACAATTTTTTCCtcgaaaaaatgaaagacaTGAATATAGGAAAAGACAATTATACGAATGATGTgctcatttttaataatttagtaCATGATCATTCAAATGATGATAGTAGAACAAATAAAGGATTTAACAGAATGATTAACAATAatgcaaataataattctttaaaagaaacaaatatgaatgatttttataaaagtaagAATGTAAATGAGGGGAATAATATACCGTACAACATAGAAAACAATAGTTATCACACACTAAacaatattaacaatataaatgattCTAATTTGTATAGTGATGATTATAGATACACATACAGTGTGAATCACCAACAAAATTCATACAGTGATGAAAATAATGCTTACGAAGatagaaattatttaaatttcaAAAACACGAGCAATTGTACTGAGAATAATTCTTATATCCTTGAGAATATGTGCTTATGCATGAACAGAAATGTGAACCTTGAGCAAGTTGATACATTTAATACGTGTGATGTAATTAAAGAAGTTAGCAACGACGTGAAATATGATACATGTAGTACCTGTCATGAGAATactaataacaataataatagcaataaaaatcataataataacaataataataataatgataatgcaaaaataaaaaatcaaataattttaccTAATTTACTTGAAAATGGAacttttgaaaattataacaataattcttccttaataaataactttaataaaaataagttcaCAATTACTCCTCATCAAACTGATAACACAAGTACAAAGGATAAGTTAAGCAATAATATTCAagaagaatttaaaaattcagcTAATCCTACAAGTAGTAAatgtttacaaaattttgaaaGAAATACCTTGAACATAGtaagtaataatttaattaatttaagtgattcaaaacatattaatgacataaataataatttcaataattcaataaatttacaagaactaaaatcaaaaaataagtCTATCACagattataataaaagtaattgtAACACAAATAATGCAAttgatttaaaatatataaacgaaTTAAATAAGTGTCTAAACGCAACTACCAAAAATGACACAAAAATGGATAATATAAATTCCCCGTTGGACAACGTTAATATGACTAATAATATAATCaataatgatattttaaGTTCTTGCATAAGcagtaatataaataaggaAGATAAtgctaataataatagtaacaattaTTTCGATCTTCAAAActcttataatattttaggTAATAATGGAAATCTTGCTATAAGGGAAAATTCAGAATTTGATACCAATGGTAATATGAATTctttaaagaataataacGTAAATAGTTACTCTTACTTATTGAAACTTAATAGAGCAAAGGAATATTACAACTCCctcaataataaaaatgtagacgaaaaattcaattataatttaaatgcaGTATTACAACCAGACTATAATAACATAAGTAGAAATTACACAAATCAAAACAAATTAgaatttgataaaatatgtttGCATTCatttgataataataataataatattaatggaAACAATGTTAACGCTAATGGAGTGAACTTAAATTGTGAAAAAGGCACGGACGTTGTAGGTAAATACTACAACCCCTCACTTTTTAACATCCAGACACATGATAAGGAAGCTTATTTAAATACAtcgaaaaataatataacttataatgtaaataattataaagaatCACTTTATCCATATAACGACAAACTTTGCAATATAGATCCTAACAATAATGTAAATAgtgaaattaataaatatattgaaacctatcaaaatcaaataaaacatattaacaaaattaaggaaaacgtaattaattataacgGGTATAATTTAAGCATTTCCAACAAGAACTGTTCCTCTAACAATTCTTTAGATTTACTAAATTATAATTCCTCAAATAATAATcctatatataagaatatattaaacaacATTTATTATgacaatgataataatagtaatactCAAAATACAACTGAGAATTATAAGTTAAcattaaatgataataaaattgaaatcattaacaatattaataatattagtgctaatgaattatatcagttaaaaaaaattttccaaaatgaaaataggATGATAAAAAAAGCTAATCCTGGGCACAATCCTTTaggaaattattataatttacagCTGTTATTAAACTTCCTAAAGGgaaaacaattatataataccTATAATCAAggtaatgtaaaaataaatgataataatgataatgaggTAAAAAATGATAGTAAAAGGTGTTATTCCATATCTTCAGTAGGGTTCAGTAATAGAAGCAAGAG GTTTAAGTTAACATGtaatttcaaatttttacaatttaatCAAGCCTATAATACTTTTAACATCCCATTTGCCATTTATAACtgttacaaaaatattatgaataattacaattatttCACGTCGACCTTATGTCCTCAACAAACATATTTATCGAAACACTTAGCTCAG GAACATGAAACTATATTCAACGTTTACTGGCATCTGTTAAATAAggaaaagtataaatatatacaaaatattatattatttttagatagtaatttatatacaagAGCAGTTTggctattaaaaaaaggatataataTGAACGATTTTGAAGTTCAAAAAGCggaaaagaaattaataaaattaatgcttttggtttttaaatttacatatgaTTATAAAAACGACGGTAGCAAATATGAGCATATAAAATCCTTTTTATACTCGTTAAAGAATACCCATgtaaattttgaaattatgaatcgtttcttattttattag